From the genome of Streptacidiphilus sp. PB12-B1b:
CTGCGGCGACTTCGGCACCACCAACTACGCCGCCGCCATCGAGGCGGTCACCAAGCACTACCACAAGTCGAAGTCCAAGGCCCCGGCCTTCGTGGTGTTCCAGACCGACGGTGAGCCCGACTCCCGTCCGGCGGCCGAGCGGGCCATCCGCAGCGCGGCCAAGCTACCGATCTTCTGGCAGTTCGTCGGCTTCGGCAACCACTTCGAGTTCCTGAAGCAGCTGGACACCATGGAGGGCCGGGCGGTCGACAACGCCGGCTTCTTCCCGGTCGGCGGGAACCCGGCCGGGATGGCCGATCAGACGCTGCTGAACAAGCTGATGCACGAGTACCCGCGCTGGCTGGAGGCCGCCCGGGCCCAGGGCATCGTCCGCTGACCGACGGAGCCGGGGCGCAGCCCGACCGCCGCTGAAGCGCGGTCGCGGGCCGCGCCCCCGCCGGGGCGGGCGAAGGCGCGGCCGGGCGGCGGACGGGCCGGGGTCAGGCCGCTGCCGTCCTGGCCCGGCGCTGCTCGCGCGCCGCCTGCGGGTCGGGTACCGGCGCGGCGTCCAGCAGCGCCCGGGTGTACGGGTGGGTGGCGTCGGCCAGGTCGGCGGCGGCCAGGATCTCGACCACCTCGCCCTGGCGCATCACCGCGATCCGGTCGCTGACCTGGCGGACCACGGCCAGGTCGTGGGCGATGAACACCAGCGTCAGGTCGAAGTCCGCGCGCAGTTCGGCCAGCAGTGCCACCACCTGGGCCTGGGTGGTGACGTCCAGCGCCGAGACCGGCTCGTCGCAGACGACCAGCCTCGGCCGCAGGATCAACGCCCTGGCGATGGCCGCCCGTTGGCGCTGCCCGCCGGAGACCTGGTGCGGGTAGCGATCGTGCAGCGCCGGGCCCAGGCCGACCCGCTCCAGCAGCTCCCCGGCCTCGGTCCGGAGCCGGCGGGCGTCGCGGACGCCCTGGACCCGCAGCGGCTCGGCGACCGAATCGACCAGGCTGCGGCGGGGGTTGAGCGAGGAGGTGGGGTCCTGGAACACCATCTGCAGATCGCGGCGCGAGCGGCGCAGCGTCCGGCCGCGCCAGGCGCCGATGTCCTGGCCCTGGTAGAGCACCCGGCCCTCGGTCGGCTCCAGCAGCCGCACCAGGGTGCGGCCCAGGGTGGTCTTGCCGCTGCCGCTCTCCCCCACGATGCCCAGCGATTCGCCCAGATGAACCGTCAGATCAACGCCCTTGAGCGCATGGACCGACGAACTGCCGCGCGAGCCGCCGGGGTAGCGCACCGTCAGCTTCTCGATCCGCAGCAGGGCGTCCTCGTCGGCGGCGGATTCGGCGGATTCCGCCGCCTGCTGACGCTGGGTCAGTTCCGCGTCCATCCTCGGGACGGCGGCCAACAGGTCCTGGGTGTAGGGGTGTTCGGGCGCGCCCAGGACGGCGGTGACCGGGCCGCGCTCCACCGCCTCGCCGCGCCGCAGGACGACCACGTCATCGGCGATCCCGGCGACCACGCCCAGGTCGTGGCTGATCAGCACCAGACCCATGCCGGTCTCCGCGCGCAGCCCGTCCAGCAGGTCCAGGATCTGGGCCTGGACCGTGACGTCCAGTGCGGTGGTCGGCTCGTCGGCGACCAGCACCCGGGGGCGCAGGACCAGCGCCATGGCGATCAGCGCGCGCTGGCGCATGCCGCCGGAGAACTCGTGCGGGTAGGCCCGGTAGCGGGTGGCCGGGTCGATGCCGACGCGCTCCAGCGCCTCGGCGGCGTGGCTGCGGGCGGTGGCGCGGTCGGAGCCGTAGTGCAGCCGGTGCACGGCGGCGATCTGCGCGCCGACCCGGCGGTAGGGGTCGAGACTGGTCAGCGGCTCCTGGAAGACCATGGCCAGTTCGCTGCCGCGCACCCGCCGCAGCTCCTCGTCGCCGGCGGTGTTGACGTCCAGCGGCGGCAGGCCGTCGCGGTGCAGCCGGACCGAGCCGCCGACCCGGGCCGGGGTGCCCCGGTGCAGGCCCAGCAGGGCCAGCGCGGCGGCGGACTTGCCGGAGCCCGACTCGCCGACCAGGCCCAGCACCTGACCGGGCATCAGGTCGAAGGAAAGGCCGCGCAGCGCAGTGACCGCGCCCTGGTCCTCGGCGTGCGAGCCGCCGGGGCCGGGGTAGCGGATGCTCAGCTCCTCGACCTGCAGCACGGGGGTCGGTACGGAGGTGCCCATCAGATTCGGACTCTCGGGTCGAGCGCCGCGTTCAGCACGTCGGCGGCGGTGTTGGCGAGGATGATCAGGGCTCCGGCGATCAGGGTGATGCCGCAGA
Proteins encoded in this window:
- a CDS encoding ABC transporter ATP-binding protein, which encodes MGTSVPTPVLQVEELSIRYPGPGGSHAEDQGAVTALRGLSFDLMPGQVLGLVGESGSGKSAAALALLGLHRGTPARVGGSVRLHRDGLPPLDVNTAGDEELRRVRGSELAMVFQEPLTSLDPYRRVGAQIAAVHRLHYGSDRATARSHAAEALERVGIDPATRYRAYPHEFSGGMRQRALIAMALVLRPRVLVADEPTTALDVTVQAQILDLLDGLRAETGMGLVLISHDLGVVAGIADDVVVLRRGEAVERGPVTAVLGAPEHPYTQDLLAAVPRMDAELTQRQQAAESAESAADEDALLRIEKLTVRYPGGSRGSSSVHALKGVDLTVHLGESLGIVGESGSGKTTLGRTLVRLLEPTEGRVLYQGQDIGAWRGRTLRRSRRDLQMVFQDPTSSLNPRRSLVDSVAEPLRVQGVRDARRLRTEAGELLERVGLGPALHDRYPHQVSGGQRQRAAIARALILRPRLVVCDEPVSALDVTTQAQVVALLAELRADFDLTLVFIAHDLAVVRQVSDRIAVMRQGEVVEILAAADLADATHPYTRALLDAAPVPDPQAAREQRRARTAAA